One part of the Candidatus Zymogenaceae bacterium genome encodes these proteins:
- a CDS encoding thiolase family protein, which yields MKECVIIDGVRTANARAHLEKGWFKNHTPDVLLTTVYDALFKRNPKVKPEDIEAVYCGTANQAGKQNDIARAAWLAGGFPESVATNGIGQQCPSGMAALEHAARAIMVGEGDTYIASGVEDMAQVPMMFALEMPPRIGERYDFNELPMGATAEKVAEQYKVGREDMDNMALWSHKKAWEATQAGKFKNEIIPLEGAEEDGTKITVDRDQWIRESISIEKMASMQSPFKENGVVTAATSSPLTAGAAALLLMDREKADKLGLDYTLKYVAGAMAGCDPTVMGIGPIFAVRKLLERTGLTVKDIGVWELNEAFASQSLAVIRELGIAKNAPFDNVNIWGGAIALGHPLGESGARIVVTLNNIMKTDMKDKKYGVATLCGGFGNANSSLWENVKA from the coding sequence ATGAAGGAATGTGTGATTATCGACGGTGTGCGTACGGCGAACGCCCGGGCGCACCTGGAAAAGGGATGGTTCAAGAACCACACCCCGGACGTGCTCCTGACCACGGTGTACGACGCGCTGTTTAAAAGAAATCCCAAGGTGAAACCGGAAGATATCGAAGCGGTCTACTGCGGCACCGCCAACCAGGCCGGCAAGCAGAACGACATCGCCCGGGCCGCATGGCTGGCCGGGGGCTTCCCGGAATCGGTGGCCACAAACGGTATCGGCCAGCAGTGTCCCTCGGGCATGGCGGCCCTGGAGCACGCTGCCCGGGCCATCATGGTGGGCGAGGGTGACACCTACATCGCCTCGGGCGTGGAAGACATGGCCCAGGTTCCCATGATGTTCGCCCTGGAGATGCCCCCCAGGATCGGCGAGCGGTATGATTTCAACGAGCTGCCCATGGGCGCCACCGCCGAGAAGGTGGCCGAACAATATAAGGTCGGCCGGGAGGACATGGACAACATGGCCCTCTGGAGCCACAAAAAGGCGTGGGAGGCCACCCAGGCCGGCAAGTTCAAGAATGAGATCATCCCCCTGGAGGGAGCGGAAGAGGACGGCACCAAGATCACCGTCGATCGGGATCAGTGGATCAGGGAATCCATCTCGATTGAGAAGATGGCCTCCATGCAGTCTCCCTTCAAGGAGAACGGCGTAGTGACCGCGGCCACCTCGTCCCCCCTCACCGCCGGCGCCGCCGCCCTGCTGTTGATGGATCGGGAAAAGGCGGATAAATTGGGCCTGGACTACACCCTCAAGTACGTCGCCGGCGCCATGGCCGGGTGCGATCCCACCGTCATGGGTATCGGCCCCATCTTCGCCGTCAGAAAGCTTTTGGAGCGAACGGGCCTTACCGTCAAGGACATCGGCGTATGGGAGCTCAACGAGGCCTTCGCCAGCCAGTCCCTGGCGGTCATCCGGGAGCTGGGCATCGCCAAGAACGCCCCCTTTGACAACGTCAATATCTGGGGCGGCGCCATCGCCCTGGGCCACCCCCTGGGTGAGTCCGGCGCGCGCATCGTCGTGACCCTCAACAACATCATGAAGACCGACATGAAAGACAAGAAGTACGGCGTGGCCACCCTCTGCGGCGGATTCGGAAACGCCAACTCCTCCCTGTGGGAGAACGTCAAGGCGTAA
- a CDS encoding MFS transporter — translation MSVQSQGKAYQTGGGSARFLLVVLSLLWMINWMDRQVMSAVLEPMMTELNLTDTQGGWLHTVFLLSASLFSLPVAYLIDRWSRRKAVAIMAVFWSAFTFVTGLGRNFLTVFIPRTMVGVGEAGYSAGGTAMITAAYPAEKRGTAMGVFNIFVPLGAALGYIMGGYLSTHYGGWRTPFYVFAVPGIILGILALFLKDYKTVEAVEETGGERPGFIESAKAVLKVPTLRWLYIGHAMHNIMAVAVLVWLPTFLIRAHDVTEAKAGMTVGVISLMAIIGSPLGGILADRWQKKNPRGRMLVPVVGDVLSAALLIPGLLLDVEGAGLYLMFAFGIFLMMGLPSIHTITQDVVTPGLKGVSWGMTVLAIYLLGGAWAPMAVGAISDGLGADADALRTAIIIAGCAGFLASLLFFIGSRNYPSDVEKVKHSVLEAEK, via the coding sequence ATGTCCGTACAATCACAGGGGAAGGCCTACCAGACGGGAGGTGGGTCGGCGCGATTTCTTCTGGTCGTGCTTTCGCTGTTGTGGATGATCAACTGGATGGACCGTCAGGTCATGTCGGCGGTGCTGGAGCCGATGATGACGGAGCTCAATCTGACCGACACCCAGGGGGGATGGCTGCATACCGTGTTTCTCTTGAGCGCGTCTCTCTTTTCGCTGCCGGTGGCTTACCTCATCGACCGGTGGAGCCGCAGGAAGGCGGTGGCCATCATGGCGGTGTTCTGGAGCGCGTTCACCTTCGTCACCGGCCTGGGAAGAAATTTTCTGACGGTCTTCATCCCCCGAACAATGGTGGGCGTGGGGGAGGCCGGCTACTCCGCCGGGGGGACCGCCATGATCACCGCGGCCTACCCCGCGGAGAAGCGGGGCACGGCGATGGGCGTCTTCAACATCTTCGTGCCCCTGGGCGCCGCCCTGGGCTACATCATGGGCGGGTATCTCTCCACACACTACGGCGGCTGGCGGACGCCCTTTTACGTCTTCGCGGTGCCGGGGATCATCCTGGGGATTTTGGCGCTCTTTCTGAAGGACTACAAGACTGTGGAGGCGGTGGAGGAGACCGGCGGCGAGCGGCCCGGTTTTATTGAATCCGCCAAGGCGGTCCTGAAGGTCCCGACGCTGAGGTGGCTCTACATCGGGCACGCCATGCACAACATCATGGCCGTGGCGGTGCTGGTGTGGCTCCCGACGTTTCTCATCCGGGCCCACGACGTAACGGAAGCCAAGGCGGGCATGACCGTGGGTGTCATCAGCCTGATGGCCATCATCGGCTCGCCCCTGGGGGGCATCCTGGCGGACCGTTGGCAGAAGAAGAATCCGAGGGGCCGGATGCTGGTGCCCGTGGTGGGGGATGTCCTCAGCGCGGCGCTTTTGATCCCGGGGCTGCTTTTGGACGTTGAAGGGGCGGGGCTGTATCTGATGTTCGCCTTCGGGATATTTTTAATGATGGGGCTTCCCTCCATCCACACCATCACCCAGGACGTGGTAACGCCGGGGCTGAAGGGTGTCTCCTGGGGGATGACGGTGCTGGCGATCTACCTGCTTGGCGGGGCATGGGCGCCGATGGCGGTGGGGGCAATCTCCGACGGCCTGGGTGCCGATGCGGATGCCTTGCGCACCGCCATCATCATCGCGGGCTGCGCCGGGTTCCTGGCGTCGCTGTTGTTTTTCATCGGCTCCCGCAACTACCCGAGCGATGTGGAGAAGGTGAAGCATTCCGTGCTGGAGGCAGAGAAATAA
- a CDS encoding SGNH/GDSL hydrolase family protein, translating into MKKALMIAGIVVVVLVVFVVIFYTALSRAAQKPPDNRPAVYISEVMPESDLPTLVCAGDSITHGRVSHNYVDLLAERLNGEVDVINAGINGELAWNLLARSDEIIACDPEYVTILIGTNDANGSMSEEKGRAQIKEMGLPQTPTKEWYKENLIALCEKLIAYTDAEIALLSLPPINEDIDHEAYARAMEYSLVIEEVADELDLAYLPLNETMDASLRGAGGNPAIGYEDQTKAMYIGIAKHFVLKKSFEEIADANGCLLITDTLHLSETGANIVADLIEEFVREHLPESDE; encoded by the coding sequence ATGAAGAAGGCGCTGATGATTGCCGGTATCGTTGTGGTGGTCCTGGTGGTTTTTGTGGTGATCTTTTACACGGCGCTCTCCCGCGCGGCCCAGAAGCCGCCGGACAACAGGCCCGCCGTCTACATCTCCGAGGTCATGCCCGAAAGTGACCTTCCCACCCTCGTCTGTGCGGGAGACAGCATCACCCACGGAAGAGTCAGCCACAACTATGTGGACCTCCTGGCCGAGCGCCTGAATGGCGAGGTGGACGTGATCAACGCCGGCATCAACGGCGAGCTTGCCTGGAATCTGTTGGCGCGAAGCGACGAGATCATCGCCTGTGACCCGGAATACGTCACCATCCTCATCGGCACCAACGACGCCAACGGCTCCATGTCGGAAGAAAAGGGCCGGGCGCAGATCAAGGAAATGGGCCTTCCCCAGACGCCCACGAAAGAATGGTACAAAGAAAACCTGATCGCCCTGTGCGAGAAGCTGATCGCCTATACCGACGCCGAGATCGCGCTGCTCTCGCTGCCCCCCATCAACGAGGACATCGACCACGAGGCCTACGCCCGGGCGATGGAGTACAGCCTTGTCATCGAGGAGGTGGCCGATGAATTGGACCTCGCTTACCTCCCCCTCAACGAGACCATGGACGCCTCTCTCCGGGGGGCCGGGGGAAATCCCGCCATCGGCTATGAGGACCAGACCAAGGCGATGTACATCGGCATCGCCAAGCACTTCGTTTTGAAGAAAAGCTTCGAGGAGATCGCCGACGCCAACGGGTGCCTTCTGATAACCGACACCCTGCACCTGAGCGAGACCGGGGCGAATATCGTGGCGGACCTGATAGAGGAATTCGTCCGGGAGCACCTTCCCGAATCCGACGAGTAG
- a CDS encoding 3-hydroxyacyl-CoA dehydrogenase family protein has protein sequence MKARDVKTALVVGAGVMGHSIAQVFATAGIETRLVDLNEDALKRAMDLVENNLETLSEAKRLGKKDIPDVLKRIHPTTDLEAAAKDVDYVLEAVVEVDTVKREVFSRLEAACPKDTVLASNTSGLDVFEIIDIKDPSRLVVAHWFAPPHIIPLVEVVPGEKTAPDAVTLTMELMERLGKKPVFMKKFARSFIVNKIQNNIFLAVMDILTNELASVEDIDAAVKHSLGIRLPIVGVAQSLDFTGLDLVRDSAKSYGMTFPIIEEKVTAGAMGAKTSRGLYDYQGRSEEQILKDRDRLYLKMLDYMEKIGAFKPV, from the coding sequence ATGAAGGCACGCGATGTTAAAACGGCGCTGGTGGTGGGCGCCGGTGTGATGGGTCATTCCATCGCCCAGGTGTTCGCCACGGCGGGCATCGAGACCCGCCTTGTGGACCTGAACGAAGACGCATTGAAGCGGGCAATGGATCTGGTCGAAAACAACCTTGAAACGTTATCGGAAGCAAAAAGGTTGGGCAAAAAAGACATCCCCGATGTGCTGAAGCGCATCCACCCCACCACGGACCTGGAGGCGGCTGCGAAAGACGTCGATTACGTCCTTGAGGCGGTGGTGGAGGTGGACACGGTCAAGCGGGAGGTGTTTTCCCGCCTGGAGGCGGCCTGTCCGAAGGATACGGTGCTGGCCAGCAACACATCGGGGCTCGACGTGTTTGAGATCATCGATATCAAGGACCCCTCCCGCCTGGTGGTGGCCCACTGGTTCGCCCCGCCCCACATCATCCCCCTGGTGGAGGTGGTGCCCGGGGAAAAAACCGCCCCGGATGCGGTGACCCTGACCATGGAGCTTATGGAGCGGCTCGGCAAAAAGCCGGTATTCATGAAGAAATTCGCCCGCTCCTTTATCGTCAACAAGATCCAGAACAACATCTTCCTGGCGGTGATGGATATCCTGACCAACGAGCTCGCCTCGGTGGAGGACATCGACGCCGCGGTGAAGCACAGCCTGGGCATACGGCTTCCCATCGTGGGGGTGGCTCAGAGCCTGGACTTCACGGGGCTGGATCTGGTTCGGGACAGTGCGAAGAGCTACGGGATGACGTTTCCCATCATCGAAGAGAAGGTGACAGCGGGCGCCATGGGGGCGAAGACCTCCCGGGGGCTGTACGATTATCAGGGCAGAAGCGAAGAGCAGATTCTGAAAGACCGGGACCGGCTGTATCTCAAGATGCTCGATTACATGGAGAAGATCGGCGCCTTCAAGCCGGTATAA
- a CDS encoding FAD-binding oxidoreductase, which yields MIADDRFRRVYPYHKTIVERDLREVLGPDRLISSPIDRRSYSRDLIVAYNNPFPPEEGDIAPPIADFVVIPETTEEVSEILKIANTHRVPVTPECGGAQGSGSTLPLFGGIVLDVKGLSRVIDIDTDNHTVTTQTGLIGAELESFLNPHGYTTCHYPQSLHVSGIGGFLAARSAGVLSTKYGKISEMVLGMEVVLPTGEVMRTKAVPNSAAGPNFNYLFMGSEGTLGVITEATLIIRKLPESRKFLGVLFEDLPAAMNGARLIMRRGLRPAAMRVSDEMETTFYHKMNGSLLIVMFDGFEELCELELSETKKIITSLGAEDLGEGPCKTWWEQKRFSIAFPSSDHPLFGIPTPGTIRISGCIDSAGTFDYLVQVQRGLKEMVEGMGMFLGAHFSHWYPTGGMIYPTFVGEFKIGPEASTKYNEVWRRGIEITQKLGGTINHHHGIGVNLGRFMRWELGDAGFENFRKIKRAMDPNHIMNPGKLGL from the coding sequence GTGATAGCCGATGACCGTTTCCGCCGCGTGTATCCATACCACAAAACCATCGTCGAAAGAGACCTCCGGGAGGTGCTGGGACCGGACCGGCTCATCAGCTCTCCCATAGACCGCCGGTCCTATTCCCGGGACCTGATCGTGGCATACAACAACCCCTTTCCGCCGGAAGAGGGGGACATCGCCCCGCCGATCGCCGATTTCGTGGTCATTCCCGAAACGACGGAAGAGGTCAGCGAAATCCTGAAGATCGCCAACACCCACAGGGTCCCGGTGACGCCGGAATGCGGCGGCGCCCAGGGCAGCGGCAGCACCCTCCCGCTTTTCGGCGGCATCGTGCTGGACGTCAAGGGACTCTCCCGGGTGATCGATATCGACACCGACAACCACACCGTCACGACCCAGACCGGCCTCATCGGCGCGGAGCTGGAGTCGTTTCTCAACCCCCACGGATACACGACCTGCCACTACCCCCAGTCGCTGCACGTCAGCGGCATCGGCGGGTTCCTGGCCGCCCGGAGCGCCGGGGTTCTCTCCACGAAATACGGCAAAATCTCCGAGATGGTCCTGGGCATGGAGGTGGTGCTCCCCACGGGCGAGGTCATGCGGACCAAGGCCGTGCCGAACTCCGCCGCCGGGCCGAACTTCAACTATCTGTTCATGGGCTCCGAGGGGACGCTGGGGGTCATCACCGAGGCGACGCTCATCATCCGGAAGCTGCCCGAAAGCAGGAAGTTCCTGGGGGTCCTCTTCGAGGATCTCCCCGCCGCCATGAACGGCGCCCGGCTGATCATGCGCCGGGGTCTGAGGCCCGCCGCCATGCGCGTCTCCGACGAGATGGAAACCACCTTTTACCACAAGATGAACGGCTCTTTGTTGATCGTCATGTTCGACGGCTTCGAGGAATTGTGTGAGTTGGAGCTTTCCGAGACGAAGAAGATCATCACCTCCCTGGGCGCCGAAGACCTGGGCGAGGGGCCGTGTAAGACCTGGTGGGAACAAAAGCGCTTTTCCATCGCCTTTCCCTCATCGGACCATCCGCTCTTCGGCATCCCCACCCCCGGCACCATCAGGATATCCGGCTGCATCGACTCCGCCGGAACGTTCGATTACCTGGTACAGGTCCAGCGCGGCCTCAAGGAGATGGTGGAGGGGATGGGCATGTTCCTGGGCGCCCATTTTTCCCACTGGTATCCCACCGGCGGGATGATCTACCCCACCTTCGTGGGGGAATTCAAGATCGGCCCCGAGGCCAGCACAAAATATAACGAGGTCTGGCGCCGGGGCATCGAGATCACCCAGAAGCTGGGCGGCACCATCAACCACCACCACGGCATCGGAGTGAATCTGGGCAGGTTCATGCGCTGGGAACTGGGAGACGCCGGATTCGAGAACTTCAGGAAGATCAAGCGGGCCATGGACCCGAACCATATCATGAATCCCGGCAAGCTGGGCCTATAA
- a CDS encoding (Fe-S)-binding protein yields the protein MPDLTEKTRLCSVCFKMCRDVCPVAGATRREADSPHNRAYFAYQIMQGREGLTPETVSYFYRCAMCKACREACETGMDVSEIMLASRSDIPPSLLPPELSEKADDITAGKPFGGDSKKIKKVISKSTADTGETLIILGSRIRAGEGAAIKALLSVAEKLGDSPFVLKDEPDTGHIAHFLGFRDATRTLAKHFLAAVEKTGASTVVFLQAEDARMIAKEYESIGMPTPGWKALTLPEYLLGLLEAKKPSFAKKDPITVTYHDPGGLGRELRLFEAPRKIIGMVPGVTLVEMGLSRDTAPDCGYGAGLELTHPEISRAMLGRLFLHAASTNAEVLISGDPVCLEMAAAFGKDADTAIETHDLSLFLDGYLP from the coding sequence ATGCCGGACCTTACAGAAAAAACGAGACTCTGTTCCGTCTGTTTCAAGATGTGTCGGGACGTATGCCCCGTGGCCGGGGCCACCCGGCGGGAGGCGGATTCACCCCACAACCGCGCCTACTTCGCCTATCAGATAATGCAGGGGCGGGAGGGATTGACACCCGAGACCGTGTCTTATTTCTATCGATGCGCCATGTGCAAGGCGTGCCGGGAGGCGTGCGAGACCGGCATGGACGTATCGGAGATCATGCTCGCATCCCGAAGCGACATCCCGCCGAGCCTTTTGCCGCCGGAGCTTTCCGAAAAGGCCGACGACATCACGGCCGGAAAGCCCTTCGGCGGCGACTCGAAGAAGATCAAAAAGGTTATCTCGAAGAGCACCGCGGATACCGGGGAGACGCTCATTATCCTGGGGAGCCGCATTCGGGCGGGTGAGGGCGCAGCCATCAAAGCCCTCCTCTCCGTGGCGGAGAAACTCGGCGATTCCCCCTTCGTCCTCAAGGACGAGCCGGACACGGGGCATATCGCCCATTTCCTGGGCTTTCGTGACGCCACAAGGACACTCGCGAAGCATTTTCTGGCCGCGGTCGAAAAAACCGGCGCATCAACGGTCGTGTTCCTCCAGGCGGAAGACGCCCGGATGATCGCAAAGGAGTACGAGTCGATCGGAATGCCGACCCCGGGCTGGAAGGCCCTCACGCTCCCCGAATACCTGCTGGGGCTCCTGGAGGCGAAAAAACCCTCATTTGCAAAAAAAGATCCCATTACCGTCACCTATCACGATCCCGGCGGGCTGGGCAGGGAGCTTCGGCTCTTCGAAGCGCCCCGGAAAATCATCGGCATGGTTCCGGGCGTGACGCTTGTGGAGATGGGACTTTCCCGGGACACCGCCCCGGACTGCGGCTACGGCGCGGGATTGGAGCTCACGCACCCGGAAATCAGCCGGGCGATGCTCGGGCGTCTGTTTCTCCACGCCGCGTCCACCAATGCCGAGGTGCTCATCTCCGGCGATCCGGTATGCCTGGAAATGGCGGCGGCCTTCGGTAAAGATGCGGATACGGCCATTGAAACCCATGACCTTTCACTCTTTCTTGATGGATATCTACCATGA
- a CDS encoding glycerol-3-phosphate dehydrogenase/oxidase yields MNAKQSLKTWSAKDRDRYLSELSEKTFDVLIVGGGITGAGILRALGLRGISAALIEKDDFGFGTSSKSTRLAHGGVRYIINGEFSLVSEACHERDWLRGALPNLVRPVPIVMINHNLATSFFFGAYLRFYDLLSGWNNYKKYVHLPLPDLKNAEPLVNIPGTHSASRIYECIINDARLTLEIVKEGVMTGGTAVNYLEAKRVITGKGRATGVEAVDRLTGNTLVIRAKNVVNACGPWTDDLMPEEASRIIRPSKGIHIVVKRENIGNVGGLYVKSPADNRSIFVLAHGDFTYLGTTDTDYPGDLDHCYTEREEYEYMKVVVDNCFPDARFEEADILGTYAGVRPLVLDPTETTETKTSRRELIDEVYSGYFVITGGKLTIFRSMAEKLIELMAKKGAVSINKSDTNRSKERFILGLTPEEWAASNTSGKLDEKTLSHLYQNYGVGGLSIIDAVKKDSSVAHPITNNQLNIQAELDYCLEHEMITRVRDFLMRRTNLSLHQRDDHETLGRETARRMGAYLGWHTARIEQEVAEYVDIAHKNSFFLDR; encoded by the coding sequence ATGAATGCGAAACAATCCTTGAAGACCTGGAGTGCAAAAGACAGAGATCGTTATCTTTCGGAACTCTCCGAAAAGACCTTTGACGTTTTGATCGTCGGCGGGGGAATCACCGGCGCCGGAATTCTTCGGGCCCTGGGCCTGAGGGGAATATCCGCCGCCCTCATCGAAAAGGACGATTTCGGATTCGGCACCTCGTCGAAGAGCACCCGCCTCGCCCACGGCGGCGTCAGGTACATCATCAACGGGGAATTCAGTCTCGTCAGCGAGGCCTGCCATGAGCGGGACTGGCTGCGGGGGGCGCTCCCCAACCTGGTCAGGCCCGTGCCCATCGTCATGATAAATCACAACCTCGCCACCTCGTTTTTCTTTGGGGCGTACCTCCGATTTTACGACCTTTTGTCCGGCTGGAACAACTACAAAAAATATGTACACCTCCCGCTTCCCGACCTCAAGAATGCCGAACCCCTGGTGAATATCCCGGGCACCCACTCCGCATCACGGATATATGAGTGCATTATCAACGACGCCCGTCTGACCCTGGAGATCGTCAAGGAGGGCGTAATGACCGGCGGCACCGCCGTCAATTACCTGGAGGCGAAACGGGTCATCACCGGAAAAGGGAGGGCAACAGGCGTTGAGGCGGTGGATCGATTGACCGGGAATACCCTCGTCATCAGGGCTAAAAACGTCGTCAATGCCTGCGGCCCGTGGACGGACGACCTCATGCCCGAAGAAGCCTCGAGGATCATCCGTCCCTCAAAGGGGATCCACATCGTCGTGAAGCGGGAAAACATCGGCAACGTGGGCGGGCTGTATGTCAAGAGTCCCGCCGACAACCGGAGCATCTTCGTCCTGGCCCACGGCGACTTCACCTACCTGGGCACCACCGACACCGACTATCCGGGAGACCTGGATCACTGCTATACCGAGCGGGAGGAATACGAATACATGAAGGTGGTGGTGGACAACTGCTTTCCCGACGCCCGATTCGAGGAAGCGGATATCCTGGGCACCTACGCCGGGGTGCGGCCGCTGGTCTTGGATCCCACCGAGACCACGGAGACGAAGACGTCCCGGCGGGAGCTCATCGACGAGGTCTATTCCGGATATTTCGTCATCACGGGAGGGAAACTCACGATCTTTCGCAGCATGGCCGAAAAGCTCATCGAACTCATGGCGAAAAAAGGCGCGGTGAGCATTAACAAATCGGATACGAACCGCTCAAAAGAACGGTTCATCCTAGGGCTGACCCCCGAGGAGTGGGCCGCATCGAATACATCCGGAAAACTCGACGAGAAGACCCTCTCTCACCTGTATCAGAATTACGGCGTTGGGGGTCTTTCCATTATCGATGCGGTTAAAAAGGACTCATCCGTGGCACATCCCATCACGAACAATCAGCTGAACATCCAGGCGGAGTTGGATTATTGCCTCGAGCATGAGATGATCACCCGGGTACGGGATTTTCTTATGAGGCGCACCAATCTGTCGCTCCACCAGCGGGACGATCACGAGACCCTAGGCCGGGAGACGGCCCGGCGCATGGGAGCGTACCTGGGATGGCATACCGCCCGCATAGAGCAGGAGGTGGCTGAATACGTCGACATCGCTCATAAGAACAGCTTTTTTCTTGACAGGTAG
- a CDS encoding FGGY-family carbohydrate kinase has translation MTDRDLILAIDCGTQNVKAAVFDPEGREVALARRAHGPDIIPQPRWMEHDPEDYYQKSRDAVREVIDALGADVSRLRAVGLSSQRGTAIPLDKDGVPTRNAIVYQDNRFTENLGPLRNLWGLFFTIIGMKSAIEYVRTHSRFIWIKQYQPEVYEKTAVFTQVASYLNFRLTGEINESIGMMVGMFPLDYKKLDWYPFSGIHDIFGVTPAKLPPLVRPGSITGYITSEASADTGIPKGLPVVVGGGDVQSAVLGMGVTDDTKAALSLGTTIDFDIPYHKHISDKELRYLAWPAAVPDQYVLEGGVGSGFLTVTWFKNEIATHEAQLAENSGKTTEDILDEAIADIPPGSLGLMVHPYWTPPFHRDEARGSIIGLTMSHDRPHIYRAILEGLALETLTGYEAIQKKTGIEIEEIRVSGGPSQSDQVLQILADVFQVPTVRMEVQEAAALGSAVSAAVGSGLFTELSDAVGAMTHPKTVFTPNRENRDIYRFLYKKYVDLYPKMADHYRETASLLETNDT, from the coding sequence ATGACGGACAGAGATCTGATTCTTGCCATAGACTGCGGTACACAGAACGTCAAGGCGGCGGTGTTCGATCCCGAGGGGCGTGAGGTGGCCCTGGCCCGCCGGGCCCACGGCCCGGATATCATCCCCCAGCCGAGATGGATGGAACACGATCCCGAAGACTATTACCAGAAATCGAGGGACGCGGTGCGGGAGGTAATAGACGCCCTGGGAGCGGACGTCTCCCGGCTACGGGCGGTGGGCCTTTCCTCCCAGCGGGGCACGGCCATCCCCCTGGACAAAGACGGCGTCCCCACCCGAAACGCCATCGTCTATCAGGACAACCGCTTCACCGAAAACCTGGGCCCCCTCAGAAACCTCTGGGGCCTTTTCTTCACGATCATCGGGATGAAAAGCGCCATCGAGTATGTCCGCACCCATTCCCGCTTTATCTGGATCAAGCAATACCAGCCGGAGGTATACGAAAAAACCGCCGTATTCACCCAGGTCGCCTCGTATCTCAACTTTCGCCTCACCGGAGAAATCAACGAATCCATCGGCATGATGGTGGGGATGTTTCCATTGGATTACAAGAAGCTGGATTGGTACCCCTTCAGCGGCATACACGATATCTTCGGCGTGACCCCCGCCAAGCTCCCCCCGCTGGTTCGCCCCGGCAGCATCACCGGATACATCACAAGCGAAGCATCCGCCGATACCGGCATCCCCAAAGGACTCCCGGTGGTGGTGGGGGGTGGCGATGTCCAATCGGCGGTGTTGGGGATGGGGGTAACCGATGATACCAAGGCCGCCCTCTCCCTGGGGACCACCATCGATTTCGATATCCCCTACCATAAACATATTTCAGACAAAGAGCTTCGCTACCTTGCGTGGCCCGCGGCGGTGCCGGATCAGTATGTCCTGGAGGGGGGAGTGGGCAGCGGTTTTCTGACCGTGACCTGGTTCAAAAACGAGATCGCCACCCACGAGGCGCAACTGGCCGAAAACAGCGGAAAGACCACCGAGGACATCCTGGATGAGGCGATCGCCGATATCCCCCCCGGCTCCCTGGGTCTGATGGTCCATCCATACTGGACGCCCCCCTTTCACCGGGACGAGGCACGGGGATCCATCATCGGGCTGACCATGTCCCACGATCGCCCCCATATCTACCGGGCGATTCTGGAGGGGCTTGCCCTGGAAACCCTGACAGGCTACGAAGCCATACAGAAAAAGACCGGCATCGAGATCGAAGAGATCCGTGTGTCCGGCGGCCCCTCCCAAAGCGATCAGGTGCTTCAGATCCTGGCGGACGTGTTCCAGGTTCCCACCGTTCGCATGGAGGTCCAGGAGGCGGCGGCTCTGGGATCGGCGGTGAGCGCCGCCGTGGGATCGGGTCTTTTCACGGAGCTCTCCGACGCCGTCGGCGCCATGACCCACCCGAAAACGGTTTTTACCCCGAACCGGGAAAACCGGGATATCTACCGATTTTTATACAAGAAGTACGTCGATCTCTATCCGAAAATGGCCGATCACTACAGGGAGACGGCCTCCCTTTTGGAGACGAACGACACATAA